The proteins below are encoded in one region of Lactuca sativa cultivar Salinas chromosome 3, Lsat_Salinas_v11, whole genome shotgun sequence:
- the LOC111917302 gene encoding probable polyamine transporter At1g31830 isoform X2, protein MNRFRSISRFRMKRGLGIGMNTKLKNEDNRHPSVAMGHNSDVEYIGITESPSPTSLPTNNNSKRISILPLIFLIFYEVSGGPFGVEDSVRAAGPLLALIGFLVFPFIWSVPEALITAEMGTMFPEDGGYVVWVSSALGPYWGFQQGWMKWLSGVIDNALYPVLFLDYLKSGIPALADGYPRILAVLALTIALTYMNFRGLTIVGWVAVLLGIFSLVPFVIMGFISIPKIEPERWLVVDLHVVDWNLYLNTLFWNLNYWDSISTLAGEVHNPKKTLPKALFYALILVVSGYFLPLLTSTGAVPLHRDQWTDGYFSDVAMMVGGVWLRWWIQAGAAMSNMGMFVTEMSSDSFQLLGMAERGMLPEFFAKRSRYGTPSIGILFSASGVILLSWLSFQEIVAAENFLYCFGMILEFIAFVRLRMKYPAASRPYKIPVGTIGSVLLCVPPTILICVVLALSSIKVLVVSMIAIVIGLGLQPFLKYVERKRWVKFSTSADLPELYNAHENSESLVY, encoded by the exons ATGAACAGATTCCGCTCAATCTCGCG GTTTCGCATGAAAAGGGGGTTAGGAATAGGAATGAACACG AAATTGAAGAACGAGGATAATAGACACCCATCTGTCGCAATGGGGCATAATAGCGATGTAGAATACATCGGGATTACCGAATCCCCATCTCCTACCAGTCTTCCTACCAACAACAACAGCAAAAGAATCTCAATTTTGCCCCTAATTTTCCTCATATTCTACGAGGTTTCCGGCGGACCTTTTGGCGTTGAGGACAGCGTCCGGGCTGCCGGACCACTTCTAGCCCTGATAGGGTTCTTGGTGTTCCCATTCATATGGAGTGTCCCAGAAGCTTTAATAACCGCTGAAATGGGTACAATGTTCCCGGAAGACGGTGGCTACGTCGTTTGGGTGTCATCGGCGTTAGGACCGTATTGGGGGTTTCAACAAGGCTGGATGAAATGGCTTAGCGGCGTTATAGACAACGCCCTGTACCCAGTTCTGTTTCTTGATTATTTAAAATCCGGCATCCCAGCTTTAGCCGATGGTTACCCTCGAATTTTAGCCGTTTTAGCTTTAACAATCGCTCTTACATACATGAACTTCAGAGGTCTAACAATTGTAGGGTGGGTCGCTGTTCTTTTAGGTATATTCTCCTTAGTTCCTTTCGTAATTATGGGTTTCATTTCAATTCCCAAAATAGAACCAGAAAGATGGCTAGTTGTTGACTTACACGTAGTCGATTGGAATCTCTACTTAAACACCCTCTTCTGGAACCTTAATTATTGGGACTCCATAAGCACCCTCGCCGGAGAGGTACACAACCCAAAGAAAACCCTCCCAAAAGCCTTGTTCTACGCCTTAATCCTAGTTGTCTCCGGCTACTTCCTCCCTCTCTTAACAAGCACCGGAGCTGTCCCCCTCCACCGCGACCAATGGACCGACGGATACTTCTCCGACGTGGCCATGATGGTTGGCGGCGTATGGCTGAGATGGTGGATTCAGGCGGGTGCCGCCATGTCAAACATGGGAATGTTTGTCACAGAAATGAGCTCCGATTCCTTCCAACTTCTTGGTATGGCGGAACGCGGGATGCTTCCGGAATTTTTCGCGAAAAGATCCCGATATGGGACACCATCGATCGGGATCTTGTTCTCGGCTTCCGGTGTGATCTTACTTTCATGGCTGAGCTTTCAAGAAATTGTGGCGGCTGAAAACTTTTTATACTGTTTTGGGATGATTCTGGAGTTCATTGCTTTTGTGAGGTTGAGGATGAAGTATCCGGCGGCGTCTAGGCCGTATAAGATTCCGGTGGGGACAATTGGGTCGGTGCTTTTGTGTGTTCCACCGACGATATTGATTTGTGTTGTGTTGGCGCTTTCTTCGATTAAGGTTTTGGTTGTTAGTATGATTGCTATTGTTATTGGGCTTGGGTTGCAGCCGTTTTTGAAGTATGTTGAAAGGAAAAGATGGGTGAAGTTTTCGACAAGTGCTGATTTACCGGAGCTGTATAATGCTCATGAGAATAGTGAATCTTTGGTTTATTAG
- the LOC111917302 gene encoding probable polyamine transporter At1g31830 isoform X3, with protein MGHNSDVEYIGITESPSPTSLPTNNNSKRISILPLIFLIFYEVSGGPFGVEDSVRAAGPLLALIGFLVFPFIWSVPEALITAEMGTMFPEDGGYVVWVSSALGPYWGFQQGWMKWLSGVIDNALYPVLFLDYLKSGIPALADGYPRILAVLALTIALTYMNFRGLTIVGWVAVLLGIFSLVPFVIMGFISIPKIEPERWLVVDLHVVDWNLYLNTLFWNLNYWDSISTLAGEVHNPKKTLPKALFYALILVVSGYFLPLLTSTGAVPLHRDQWTDGYFSDVAMMVGGVWLRWWIQAGAAMSNMGMFVTEMSSDSFQLLGMAERGMLPEFFAKRSRYGTPSIGILFSASGVILLSWLSFQEIVAAENFLYCFGMILEFIAFVRLRMKYPAASRPYKIPVGTIGSVLLCVPPTILICVVLALSSIKVLVVSMIAIVIGLGLQPFLKYVERKRWVKFSTSADLPELYNAHENSESLVY; from the coding sequence ATGGGGCATAATAGCGATGTAGAATACATCGGGATTACCGAATCCCCATCTCCTACCAGTCTTCCTACCAACAACAACAGCAAAAGAATCTCAATTTTGCCCCTAATTTTCCTCATATTCTACGAGGTTTCCGGCGGACCTTTTGGCGTTGAGGACAGCGTCCGGGCTGCCGGACCACTTCTAGCCCTGATAGGGTTCTTGGTGTTCCCATTCATATGGAGTGTCCCAGAAGCTTTAATAACCGCTGAAATGGGTACAATGTTCCCGGAAGACGGTGGCTACGTCGTTTGGGTGTCATCGGCGTTAGGACCGTATTGGGGGTTTCAACAAGGCTGGATGAAATGGCTTAGCGGCGTTATAGACAACGCCCTGTACCCAGTTCTGTTTCTTGATTATTTAAAATCCGGCATCCCAGCTTTAGCCGATGGTTACCCTCGAATTTTAGCCGTTTTAGCTTTAACAATCGCTCTTACATACATGAACTTCAGAGGTCTAACAATTGTAGGGTGGGTCGCTGTTCTTTTAGGTATATTCTCCTTAGTTCCTTTCGTAATTATGGGTTTCATTTCAATTCCCAAAATAGAACCAGAAAGATGGCTAGTTGTTGACTTACACGTAGTCGATTGGAATCTCTACTTAAACACCCTCTTCTGGAACCTTAATTATTGGGACTCCATAAGCACCCTCGCCGGAGAGGTACACAACCCAAAGAAAACCCTCCCAAAAGCCTTGTTCTACGCCTTAATCCTAGTTGTCTCCGGCTACTTCCTCCCTCTCTTAACAAGCACCGGAGCTGTCCCCCTCCACCGCGACCAATGGACCGACGGATACTTCTCCGACGTGGCCATGATGGTTGGCGGCGTATGGCTGAGATGGTGGATTCAGGCGGGTGCCGCCATGTCAAACATGGGAATGTTTGTCACAGAAATGAGCTCCGATTCCTTCCAACTTCTTGGTATGGCGGAACGCGGGATGCTTCCGGAATTTTTCGCGAAAAGATCCCGATATGGGACACCATCGATCGGGATCTTGTTCTCGGCTTCCGGTGTGATCTTACTTTCATGGCTGAGCTTTCAAGAAATTGTGGCGGCTGAAAACTTTTTATACTGTTTTGGGATGATTCTGGAGTTCATTGCTTTTGTGAGGTTGAGGATGAAGTATCCGGCGGCGTCTAGGCCGTATAAGATTCCGGTGGGGACAATTGGGTCGGTGCTTTTGTGTGTTCCACCGACGATATTGATTTGTGTTGTGTTGGCGCTTTCTTCGATTAAGGTTTTGGTTGTTAGTATGATTGCTATTGTTATTGGGCTTGGGTTGCAGCCGTTTTTGAAGTATGTTGAAAGGAAAAGATGGGTGAAGTTTTCGACAAGTGCTGATTTACCGGAGCTGTATAATGCTCATGAGAATAGTGAATCTTTGGTTTATTAG
- the LOC111917302 gene encoding probable polyamine transporter At1g31830 isoform X1: MAPTTAILTTPSKRSTEAPPTLSPADPTPPSIFPAKTSVDFTNKVTVADGGTLKASTPELSAKSSVEGTNKVNVDGDEKLKNEDNRHPSVAMGHNSDVEYIGITESPSPTSLPTNNNSKRISILPLIFLIFYEVSGGPFGVEDSVRAAGPLLALIGFLVFPFIWSVPEALITAEMGTMFPEDGGYVVWVSSALGPYWGFQQGWMKWLSGVIDNALYPVLFLDYLKSGIPALADGYPRILAVLALTIALTYMNFRGLTIVGWVAVLLGIFSLVPFVIMGFISIPKIEPERWLVVDLHVVDWNLYLNTLFWNLNYWDSISTLAGEVHNPKKTLPKALFYALILVVSGYFLPLLTSTGAVPLHRDQWTDGYFSDVAMMVGGVWLRWWIQAGAAMSNMGMFVTEMSSDSFQLLGMAERGMLPEFFAKRSRYGTPSIGILFSASGVILLSWLSFQEIVAAENFLYCFGMILEFIAFVRLRMKYPAASRPYKIPVGTIGSVLLCVPPTILICVVLALSSIKVLVVSMIAIVIGLGLQPFLKYVERKRWVKFSTSADLPELYNAHENSESLVY, encoded by the exons ATGGCGCCAACAACCGCTATATTAACAACACCATCAAAACGGAGCACAGAAGCACCTCCGACTCTTTCCCCAGCCGATCCTACACCTCCGTCGATTTTCCCGGCAAAAACTTCCGTCGATTTCACCAACAAAGTTACAGTTGCCGATGGAGGGACGCTTAAAGCTTCGACGCCTGAATTATCTGCCAAAAGCTCCGTTGAAGGCACCAACAAGGTCAATGTCGACGGTGATGAG AAATTGAAGAACGAGGATAATAGACACCCATCTGTCGCAATGGGGCATAATAGCGATGTAGAATACATCGGGATTACCGAATCCCCATCTCCTACCAGTCTTCCTACCAACAACAACAGCAAAAGAATCTCAATTTTGCCCCTAATTTTCCTCATATTCTACGAGGTTTCCGGCGGACCTTTTGGCGTTGAGGACAGCGTCCGGGCTGCCGGACCACTTCTAGCCCTGATAGGGTTCTTGGTGTTCCCATTCATATGGAGTGTCCCAGAAGCTTTAATAACCGCTGAAATGGGTACAATGTTCCCGGAAGACGGTGGCTACGTCGTTTGGGTGTCATCGGCGTTAGGACCGTATTGGGGGTTTCAACAAGGCTGGATGAAATGGCTTAGCGGCGTTATAGACAACGCCCTGTACCCAGTTCTGTTTCTTGATTATTTAAAATCCGGCATCCCAGCTTTAGCCGATGGTTACCCTCGAATTTTAGCCGTTTTAGCTTTAACAATCGCTCTTACATACATGAACTTCAGAGGTCTAACAATTGTAGGGTGGGTCGCTGTTCTTTTAGGTATATTCTCCTTAGTTCCTTTCGTAATTATGGGTTTCATTTCAATTCCCAAAATAGAACCAGAAAGATGGCTAGTTGTTGACTTACACGTAGTCGATTGGAATCTCTACTTAAACACCCTCTTCTGGAACCTTAATTATTGGGACTCCATAAGCACCCTCGCCGGAGAGGTACACAACCCAAAGAAAACCCTCCCAAAAGCCTTGTTCTACGCCTTAATCCTAGTTGTCTCCGGCTACTTCCTCCCTCTCTTAACAAGCACCGGAGCTGTCCCCCTCCACCGCGACCAATGGACCGACGGATACTTCTCCGACGTGGCCATGATGGTTGGCGGCGTATGGCTGAGATGGTGGATTCAGGCGGGTGCCGCCATGTCAAACATGGGAATGTTTGTCACAGAAATGAGCTCCGATTCCTTCCAACTTCTTGGTATGGCGGAACGCGGGATGCTTCCGGAATTTTTCGCGAAAAGATCCCGATATGGGACACCATCGATCGGGATCTTGTTCTCGGCTTCCGGTGTGATCTTACTTTCATGGCTGAGCTTTCAAGAAATTGTGGCGGCTGAAAACTTTTTATACTGTTTTGGGATGATTCTGGAGTTCATTGCTTTTGTGAGGTTGAGGATGAAGTATCCGGCGGCGTCTAGGCCGTATAAGATTCCGGTGGGGACAATTGGGTCGGTGCTTTTGTGTGTTCCACCGACGATATTGATTTGTGTTGTGTTGGCGCTTTCTTCGATTAAGGTTTTGGTTGTTAGTATGATTGCTATTGTTATTGGGCTTGGGTTGCAGCCGTTTTTGAAGTATGTTGAAAGGAAAAGATGGGTGAAGTTTTCGACAAGTGCTGATTTACCGGAGCTGTATAATGCTCATGAGAATAGTGAATCTTTGGTTTATTAG